In Lycium ferocissimum isolate CSIRO_LF1 chromosome 11, AGI_CSIRO_Lferr_CH_V1, whole genome shotgun sequence, a single genomic region encodes these proteins:
- the LOC132038564 gene encoding serpin-ZX-like translates to MQIQKQENMKRQQEQKKDFCAQVTVQLMLKEIQKGSNAENIVLSPLSYTAVLNMTAAGATGPTLKQMLEYLAVDSIDDLNSKFLAMAAIATSNKGDGGPDVCFLSALWLKETLRLKKSYQELVKNVYKTTAKYVDFGRKI, encoded by the exons ATGCAgatacaaaaacaagaaaacatgaagagacAACAAGAACAAAAGAAGGATTTCTGTGCACAAGTTACTGTTCAACTTATGTTGAAGGAGATTCAAAAGGGTTCCAATGCTGAGAACATTGTGTTGTCTCCATTATCTTACACTGCTGTACTGAACATGACAGCAGCCGGAGCAACGGGACCTACGTTAAAACAAATGCTTGAATATCTTGCAGTCGACAGTATCGATGATCTGAATTCCAAGTTCTTAGCTATGGCTGCTATAGCCACGAGCAATAAGGGTGATGGGGGTCCTGATGTGTGCTTCCTTAGTGCACTCTGGCTAAAAGAAACACTTCGTCTCAAAAAGTCTTACCAAGAACTAGTTAAGAATGTCTACAAGACAACAGCAAAATATGTTGATTTTGGACGAAag aTATGA
- the LOC132037986 gene encoding serpin-ZXA-like: MQEEVVKEANSWAKSATKGLIDEVLKPKHIKESTVLLLGNALYFKGTWKDNFIESLTRDKDFYLLNGGKVPVPFMTGCHSYLYGSFESYQVVKIPYEKGKNDKKVFSMYFFLPNEKNGLPSLLTKVNSDSNFFTQDFELWNEYLAAFYIPKFKFSFMTEEGKTTMQDMGMKLPFDESCMDLTEVVENKDDLYVSMIIQKAFIEIDEKGTEAAAVTFESEDDMGCCLDDGPPKKFEADHPFLFMIREETTSSVFFTGIVVNPLLSGSDDSTARD; this comes from the coding sequence ATGCAGGAGGAGGTGGTAAAAGAAGCTAACTCATGGGCTAAGTCTGCAACAAAAGGCCTTATTGATGAAGTTCTCAAGCCCAAGCACATCAAGGAAAGTACAGTCCTCTTACTTGGAAACGCCTTATATTTTAAAGGTACATGGAAAGATAATTTTATTGAAAGCCTCACTCGAGACAAGGATTTTTACCTACTCAATGGAGGCAAGGTTCCAGTTCCCTTCATGACTGGTTGTCATAGTTATTTATATGGATCATTTGAAAGTTATCAAGTGGTTAAAATTCCTTATGAAAAAGGGAAGAATGATAAAAAAGTCTTCTCCATGTACTTTTTTCTTCCTAATGAAAAGAATGGATTGCCAAGCTTATTAACGAAAGTGAACTCTGATTCCAACTTCTTCACACAAGATTTCGAGCTGTGGAATGAATACCTTGCTGCATTTTACATTCCAAAGTTCAAATTCTCATTCATGACAGAAGAAGGGAAAACAACAATGCAGGATATGGGAATGAAACTACCTTTTGACGAATCTTGCATGGACCTAACAGAGGTTGTGGAGaataaagatgatttatatgtctCCATGATAATACAGAAAGCATTTATAGAAATTGATGAGAAAGGTACTGAGGCTGCTGCTGTTACTTTCGAGTCAGAAGATGATATGGGATGTTGTTTGGATGATGGTCCTCCAAAAAAGTTCGAAGCAGATCATCCATTCTTGTTCATGATCAGAGAAGAGACAACAAGTTCGGTATTTTTCACTGGAATTGTAGTAAATCCTCTGTTAAGTGGATCCGATGATAGTACAGCCAGGGACTGA